From a single Myotis daubentonii chromosome 5, mMyoDau2.1, whole genome shotgun sequence genomic region:
- the GJC2 gene encoding gap junction gamma-2 protein, which yields MTNMSWSFLTRLLEEIHHHSTFVGKVWLTVLVVFRIVLTAVGGESIYSDEQTKFTCNTRQPGCDNVCYDAFAPLSHVRFWVFQIVVISTPSVMYLGYAVHRLARAAKYERRRAPRRKRGPRAPLPLPPSSHPTWPEPIDLGEEEPMLSLGEEEEEPGVAEGLGAEDEVEDASAAKGLGADAKAAGTPSPNGPHDGRRRIQREGLMRVYVAQLVARAAFEVAFLVGQYLLYGFEVPPFFPCSRRPCPHVVDCFVSRPTEKTVFLLVMYVVSCLCLLLNLCEMAHLGLGSAKDAVRARRPAPTSPSPAPRPLPCPLPAPAGLAYPPDYSLVVRARAHDQDPPSPALRTLRDARALGDRDRPPCPGLPAATRGPPRAGASASGSGSATSGGTGGDQGRPGAKPRAGSEKGSASSREGKATVWI from the coding sequence ATGACCAACATGAGCTGGAGCTTCCTGACGCGGCTGCTGGAGGAGATCCACCACCACTCCACGTTCGTGGGGAAGGTGTGGCTCACGGTGCTGGTGGTCTTCCGGATCGTGCTCACGGCCGTCGGAGGCGAGTCCATTTACTCGGATGAGCAGACCAAGTTCACCTGTAACACCAGGCAGCCGGGCTGCGACAATGTCTGCTATGACGCCTTCGCGCCCCTGTCCCACGTGCGCTTCTGGGTCTTCCAGATCGTGGTCATCTCCACGCCCTCGGTCATGTACCTGGGCTACGCCGTGCACCGCCTGGCCCGCGCTGCCAAGTACGAGCGCCGCCGTGCCCCGCGCCGCAAGCGCGGGCCCCGCGCGCCCCTACCGCTGCCCCCGTCGTCCCACCCCACCTGGCCCGAGCCCATCGACCTGGGAGAGGAGGAGCCCATGCTGAGCCTGggcgaggaagaggaggagccgGGGGTGGCAGAAGGCCTGGGAGCGGAGGACGAGGTGGAGGATGCGAGCGCAGCCAAGGGCCTCGGTGCGGACGCCAAGGCGGCGGGGACCCCGAGCCCCAACGGGCCGCATGACGGGCGGCGGCGTATCCAGCGCGAGGGCCTGATGCGCGTGTACGTGGCCCAGCTGGTGGCGCGGGCCGCCTTCGAGGTGGCCTTCCTGGTGGGCCAGTACCTTCTGTACGGCTTTGAGGTGCCGCCTTTCTTCCCGTGCAGCCGCCGGCCCTGCCCGCACGTCGTCGACTGCTTCGTGTCGCGGCCCACGGAGAAGACGGTCTTCCTGCTGGTCATGTACGTGgtcagctgcctctgcctgctgctgaACCTCTGCGAGATGGCGCACCTGGGCCTGGGCAGCGCCAAGGACGCCGTGCGCGCCCGGCGCCCTGCgcccacctctcccagccccgcaccgcgcccgctgccctgcccgctgcccgcccccgccggcctggCCTACCCGCCCGACTACAGTCTGGTGGTGCGCGCGCGCGCCCACGACCAAGACCCGCCCAGCCCCGCGCTGCGGACCTTGCGGGACGCGCGCGCGCTCGGGGACCGTGACCGCCCGCCCTGCCCCGGCCTCCCCGCGGCCACCCGGGGGCCCCCCAGGGCCGGCGCCTCCGCTTCCGGGTCAGGCAGTGCCACGTCGGGGGGCACGGGCGGGGACCAGGGCCGGCCGGGCGCCAAACCTAGAGCGGGCTCCGAgaaaggcagtgccagcagcagggaggggaaggcCACCGTCTGGATCTGA